The genomic interval AATCAACAGAGAAGACGCAGATACTTGGTGGCACACTAGGCCAGAATACTTCCACGCTTGGTCAAAATATGGTATCGAGTCGTACCTCATAGAGGCCCCAGATGCTATCTCGTCAGCGACGGACGGGAATCAAGAACGGATTGAAGAAATCATACGCGAGAATGATAAAGAACCTGACAAAGCGAAAGCTTTGGGGGAAGTTTATTCAGAAATAATAACTACACTCGAACCGAATGAGATAGCGTATAAAAAAGACACCGACGGAAGAACGATTGCTAGGAAGATGGATCGGGAACAAATACCCGAAGAGACAACAGAGGTCATAGATATGATTGCGAGTTTGGTCGACTGAAAATACCTCTGCCAGGTGGATTTTGTCCATTATGCGTCTTGTACTGTATTAATCCAATAGTTCATTTTCAGGACGAATCCTACTCGAAGCCGACGAAGATTCCTGAGAACGAGGGGAGACCGTACGCGGCCGTCCGCTATCCTTTTGCGCCCCCTCGCACAACCCGCGGTCATGCTCACCGTCCGGGCCCCCGCGACGAGCGCCAACCTCGGCAGCGGGTTCGACGTGTTCGGCGTCGCCCTGGAGCGCCCGGCGGACGTGGTTCGGGTCGCGAAGGCCGACCGGACGACGATCGAGGTCACGGGCACCGGGAGTCAGTACATCCCCGAGGACCCCGAAAAGAACACCGTCGGGGCGGTCGCCGAGGCGCTCGACGCGCCCGCACACATCGAGATCGACAAGGGTGTGCGGCCGGCCTCTGGTCTCGGGTCGTCGGCCGCGAGCGCCGCCGCCGCCGCGGTCGCGCTCAACGAACTCTACGGACGCGGGCACACGCGCGAGGAGCTCGTCCCGATCGCGGCCGAGGGCGAGGCGGTCGTCTCTGGTACTCCCCACGCCGACAACGTCGCGCCCGCGATCCTCGGGGGATTCACGGTCGCGGCAGGCGAGGGTGTCTCACAGGTCGACACCGCGATCCCGCTGGTGGCGTGTCTGCCCGAGATCGTGGTCTCGACCCGCGACGCGCGCCGGGTGGTTCCCGAGGGAGCGACGATGGAGGAGTTGGTCGAGACGGTCGGTGCGGCTGCGACGCTCACGATCGGAATGTGTCGTGGCGATCCGGAACTCGTCGGCACGGGGATGGACGATCCGGTGGTGACGCCTGCGCGCGCCGATCTGATCGACGGCTACGAGGAGGTCAGGACCGCAGCACTCGAAGCGGGGGCGACAGGGGTCACCGTCAGCGGTGCGGGACCGGGCGTGCTCGCGGCCTGCGGGGCAGACGACCGGCGGCGGATCGCGAGCGCGATGCTCGACGCGTTCGCCGCTCGCGGGATCGATGCGCGCGCGTACCCGACGCGAGTCGGACGGGGCGCGACGATCCATTAGGGCCTCAGATCAGAGTCCGTTTCGTTCTCCGGAAGCAATATTATCGAGCGCCTCGGTCAGGGCCTGGTTGACCTCCTGGGGATCGGAGACGCCGTCGAAGGAGACGTCCATCGTGTCCGAACCGGCGGTGTAGATCGTGATGTGGCCGTACGAGAACAGGCGTTCGAGCACCGACTGTTCGTAGGTGGTGTTCTGGACCCGATCGAGTCTGACCTGGGCGACGTTGCGGTTCACGATCCCGGTCTTGCGGTAGACTTCCTCGCTCGTGATGATGTAGTGGGTGCTCCGCTGGGAGACGTACGCCCACACGACGATCGCGAGCCCGATCGGAACCCCCACGAGAGGGAGCCACCGGGCCGGCGGTTCGGTCAGGACGACGGCCGTCAACACGATCCCGGCGATCACGAGCGCGATCCCGA from Halococcus agarilyticus carries:
- a CDS encoding homoserine kinase, with the translated sequence MLTVRAPATSANLGSGFDVFGVALERPADVVRVAKADRTTIEVTGTGSQYIPEDPEKNTVGAVAEALDAPAHIEIDKGVRPASGLGSSAASAAAAAVALNELYGRGHTREELVPIAAEGEAVVSGTPHADNVAPAILGGFTVAAGEGVSQVDTAIPLVACLPEIVVSTRDARRVVPEGATMEELVETVGAAATLTIGMCRGDPELVGTGMDDPVVTPARADLIDGYEEVRTAALEAGATGVTVSGAGPGVLAACGADDRRRIASAMLDAFAARGIDARAYPTRVGRGATIH
- a CDS encoding PH domain-containing protein, whose product is MSERNDVPEWVTFTEGEEVRWEGHPSLRLVLPSILFGIALVIAGIVLTAVVLTEPPARWLPLVGVPIGLAIVVWAYVSQRSTHYIITSEEVYRKTGIVNRNVAQVRLDRVQNTTYEQSVLERLFSYGHITIYTAGSDTMDVSFDGVSDPQEVNQALTEALDNIASGERNGL